The Musa acuminata AAA Group cultivar baxijiao chromosome BXJ2-2, Cavendish_Baxijiao_AAA, whole genome shotgun sequence genome has a segment encoding these proteins:
- the LOC103976042 gene encoding uncharacterized protein LOC103976042: MSSGRKPGDWVCRSCQYVNFCRRDSCQRCGELKLGVERADYTSVSGSWDVKPGDWYCSCGVHNYASRSSCFKCGATKDDSASAVAQSWGFRCSGAWSSGWKSGDWICTRLGCNEHNYASRMECFRCNAPRDFGSGY, translated from the exons ATGAGCAGCGGTCGGAAGCCCGGGGACTGGGTTTGCAGGTCGTGTCAGTACGTCAACTTCTGCCGGCGGGACTCGTGCCAGCGATGCGGGGAGCTCAAGCTGGGCGTGGAGAGGGCGGACTACACCAGCGTCAGCGGGAGCTGGGATGTGAAGCCCGGCGACTGGTACTGCTCCTGCGGCGTCCACAACTACGCCAGCCGTTCCAGCTGCTTCAAGTGCGGTGCAACAAAAGACGACTCTGCTTCCGCGGTGGCGCAGTCTTGGGGTTTCAGATGCAGTGGCGCTTGGTCGTCGGGCTGGAAATCCGGAGACTGGATTTGCACCAG ATTAGGCTGCAACGAGCACAACTATGCCAGCAGGATGGAATGTTTCCGATGCAATGCACCGAGGGACTTCG GTTCAGGATACTAA
- the LOC103976040 gene encoding BIIDXI-like protein At5g11420 yields the protein MKKMMHCAAAILLLCSAVPIALAITDGLLPNGNFEAKPKASDLNGTQVMSRYAIPQWEISGFVEYIESGHKQGDMLLVVPEGAYAVRLGNEASIKQKLKVVKGMYYSITFSAARTCAQDERLNVSVTPDSGLLPIQTTYGSDGWDSYAWAFRATLEEVHLVIHNPGVEEDPACGPLIDSVAIKTLYPPKLTGDNLLKNRDFEEGPYVLPNTTWGVLIPPNIEDDHSPLPGWTVESLKAVKYIDSDHFSVPRGKRAVELVAGKESALAQVARTVPGKVYALAFSIGDAGNGCVGSMVVEAFAGRGTAKIPYESKGTGGYKRGVLRFTAVAERTRVVFFSTFYHTKVDGSLCGPSLDDVSLLSVRSPVRRD from the exons ATGAAGAAGATGATGCATTGCGCTGCGGCGATCCTACTGCTCTGCTCCGCCGTTCCTATTGCCTTGGCCATAACCGATG GTCTGTTGCCAAATGGGAACTTCGAGGCGAAGCCGAAGGCGTCGGACCTGAATGGGACGCAGGTGATGAGCCGCTACGCCATCCCGCAGTGGGAGATCTCCGGCTTCGTGGAGTACATCGAGTCGGGGCACAAGCAGGGGGACATGCTGCTGGTGGTGCCGGAGGGCGCGTACGCCGTCCGGCTAGGTAACGAGGCGTCCATCAAGCAGAAGCTCAAGGTGGTTAAGGGCATGTACTACTCCATCACCTTCAGCGCCGCCCGCACCTGCGCCCAGGACGAGCGCCTCAACGTGTCGGTCACCCCCGACTCCGGCCTGCTCCCCATCCAGACCACGTATGGCAGCGACGGCTGGGACTCCTACGCCTGGGCCTTCCGCGCCACCTTGGAGGAGGTCCACCTCGTCATCCACAATCCCGGCGTCGAGGAGGACCCCGCCTGCGGCCCTCTCATCGACTCCGTCGCCATCAAAACCCTCTATCCGCCAAAGCTCACCGGCG ACAACTTGTTGAAGAACCGTGACTTCGAGGAAGGGCCATATGTGCTGCCCAACACCACCTGGGGCGTGCTGATCCCGCCCAACATCGAGGACGACCACTCCCCGCTGCCCGGATGGACGGTGGAGTCCCTCAAGGCCGTCAAGTACATCGACTCCGACCACTTCTCGGTGCCCCGGGGCAAGCGCGCCGTGGAGCTGGTGGCCGGGAAGGAGAGCGCCCTCGCCCAGGTGGCGCGCACCGTCCCGGGGAAGGTCTACGCGTTGGCCTTCTCCATCGGCGACGCGGGCAACGGCTGCGTGGGGTCCATGGTGGTGGAGGCGTTCGCTGGCCGCGGCACCGCGAAGATCCCCTACGAGTCCAAGGGCACCGGCGGGTACAAGCGCGGGGTGCTCCGGTTCACGGCCGTGGCGGAGCGCACCCGCGTCGTGTTCTTCAGCACCTTCTACCACACGAAGGTCGACGGCTCGCTCTGCGGTCCTTCGCTGGACGACGTGTCCCTGTTGAGCGTCCGGAGCCCCGTGCGCCGGGACTGA